The window CAGTTTCAGGGTGTTTTCGAACGCCTCATCGGTCTCGGTCGGGAAGCCGGCGATCAGGTCGGCGCCGAAGGCGGTGTCGGGACGCACGCGGCGCACCTCGGAGACCAGCTTGAGTGCATCCTCGCGGTTATGGCGACGCTTCATCCGCTTGAGGATCATATTGTCCCCGGCCTGCAGTGACAGGTGCAGATAGGGCATCAGGCGCGTCTCGGTCTCGAGCAGCCTGAACAGATCCGGATCGATCTCGGCCGCGTCGATCGACGACAGGCGCAGGCGCGGCAGGTCGGGCACCAGCTTGAGGATCCGGCCCACTAGTTGGCCAAGCGTCGGCTGACCCGGCAGGTCGGTGCCCCACGAGGTGACGTCGACGCCGGTCAGCACCACCTCATTATAGCCCTCGGCGGCCAGACGGCGGATCTGTTCGACCACCTCACCGGCCGGGGCCGAGCGCGAATTGCCGCGTCCGAACGGGATGATGCAGAAGGTGCAGCGGTGGTCGCAGCCGTTCTGGACCTCGACATAGGCCCGGGCGCGGTCCTTGAGGCCGGCGATCAGGTGACCGGCGGTCTCCTTGATCGACATGATGTCATTGACCCGCACGCGGGTGGAGGTGTCGAGCAGGGCACCGGGCGCGGCCTTTTCGGCATTGCCCAGGACAAGGTCGACTTCCGGCATGGCGGCGAAGGCGGCGGGGTCGATCTGGGCGGCGCAGCCGGTGACGATCAGCCGGGCGTCGGGCCGCTCCCGCCGCGCCTTGCGGATCGCCTGCCGGGCCTGGCGCACGGCTTCATTGGTCACGGCGCAGGTGTTGAACACCACCGCGTCCGACAGGCCGTCAGCGCTGGCCCGCGCCCGGATGGCCTCGGACTCATAGGCGTTGAGCCGGCAGCCGAAGGTGACGACATCGACGCCGTCGGGACCCGACGAGACCACCGCCGGGCCGCCCTCTTCGCCGATGGCGGGCTTGGGCGCCGGCGGGCGCGAGATGACGGTGTAGGTCGTCACGACTTTTCCATGAACGCCGCGAAGGCGTCCTTCCAGTCGGGATGCCAGCGCGACAGGGCCGGGCGGTTTTCGATGATGTCGCCCATGGCCCAGGCCATGCGCTTTTCATCGACCGCGCGGGTGACGTCATTGTCGGGGCACAGGATGTAGAAGTCGCCGGCCTCGATGCGGGCCAGCATGAAGTGGACGACCTGCTCGGGCGTCCAGGCCGCGTCGGGCTTGCCGCCCGGACCGCGCTTGGTCATGCCGGTGAAGGTGTAGCCGGGGATCAGCAGGTGGGCGGCGACCTGGCAGTCTTCGGTCTGGCGCAGGGTGTGGGCCAGGCCCTCGGTCAGGGCCTTCACCGCCGACTTGGAGACATTATAGGCCGTGTCGCCGGGCGGCTGGGTGATGCCCTGCTTGGAGCCGGTATTGATGATCAGGCCGGGACGACCCGACAGGGCCATCTCCTCGCCGAACACCTGCACGCCGTTGATCACGCCCCACAGATTGACGTCGAGGATGCGCGACCAGGCGTCGTCGCCGGCGAAGGCATCGCCACCGCCGCCGACCCCGGCATTGTTCATCAGCACGTCGACCGCGCCGAACTTTTCGATCGCGACAGCCTTCAGGGCCTCGACGGCCGCGCGGTCGGCGACGTCGGTGGGCACGGCGATCGCGCCGATGGCCTCGGCTTCCTGTTTCAGCTTGCGACCGGTGACGTCGGCCATGACGACGTTGAGGCCCAGCTCGCGGAAGATCTTGGCGGCGGCCAGGCCGATGCCGTCGGCGGCGCCGGTAATGACCGCCGTCTTGCCGGCCTCAAGGGCGGGATGAAGGCTCATGCGACGACCTTCTCCGGCAGCTTGCCGGTGTATTCCAGGGTGATCGGGCCGGTCATGATCACGTGGCCGTCGGCCTCGCGCCATTCGATGACCAGGCTGCCGCTCTCGAATTCGACGGTGGCGGTGCGGTCGGTCAGGCCCCGGCGCACGGCGGCCACCTGGGCGGCGCAGGCGCCGGTGCCGCAGGCCAGGGTCAGGCCCGCGCCGCGCTCCCAGACTTTCAGTCTGATATGGTCGCGGGACTGAACGTGCGCGAAGCCGACATTGACGCCTTGCGGGAACAGCGGGTGATGCTCGACCAGCGAGCCGGTGCCGGTGGCGAAGGCGTCGGTGACGGGCGCGTCGACGAAGAACACCACATGCGGATTGCCCATCGAGACGCAGACCGGCGTGTGGACCAGCGGCGCGTCGATCGGACCGACCTGCAGCTCGACCCGCTCGGTATTCATCTCCTCCGACAGCGGGATCTGGGTCCAGTCGAGGCCCGGCCGGCCCATATCGACTGTGACCCGCTTGTCGCCGGCCATCTGGCCCGACAGGCGGCCGGCCACGGTATCAAAGGCCACGCTGTCCTTGCCGGCCGGCTGCATCAGCAGCCAGGCCACGCAGCGCGTGCCGTTGCCGCAGGCCCCGGCCACCTCGCCGTCTGCATTCCAGAACCGGACATAGGCCGATGCGCCCGCGCTGCGCGGCGGGTCGATGGCGATGACCTGGTCACAGCCGATGCCACCATCGCCGCGTTTGGCGATGGCGCGGATCGCCTCCGGCGTCGGCTCGAAGGGCTGGCTGGCGGTCTCGATCACGACGAAGTCGTTGCCGAGGCCGTTCATCTTGAGGAAGGTGCGGCTCATGGTGGGGGCTATATAGTGGAAAACCGTCGCCAAGTCAGAGCCGGGTGTGTGCCGCGCTCATTTGACCCCCAGTCAGCGACCAGGAAGGACGACGTTTGAGCAACAGGGACCAACAGGGCCTCCGCCTGCGCGCCCGTCTGCGCGCCCTCTATCACGGGGCCTCGCCGACCGCCGTGCGGTTCCGTTATGCGGTGATCGGCGTCGACCTGCTCGTCATCGCCTTTTTCATCGCCGCCCCGACGATCCGCAATCACGGCCTGGCCTTTTATCTCGCGGACTATGCGGCCGCGACCTTCCTGGCCCTGGACATGTCTGCCCGTGCCATCGCCCATGGCGACATCCGGGCCTGGCTGAAAAAGCCCATTGTCTGGGTGGATCTGTTCGTTCTGGCCACCCTGTTGTTCCCGACCTGGCTGCTGAACCTGGGGTTCCTGCGGGTGGTGCGACTGTGGACCCTGATCCACAGCGAGTTCTTCTGGCACACCGTGGGCCGGCGTTACGACAACACCCGCGTCGAGGAGATCGCCAAGGCCGCCTCGTCCTTGCTGACCTTCGTCTTTGTGATCACTGGCTTTGTCTATTCCAGCTTCGCAGGGCGGCATGACGGCGTGACCGG of the Caulobacter henricii genome contains:
- a CDS encoding SDR family NAD(P)-dependent oxidoreductase; this encodes MARGRRPRDHDRPDHPGIHRQAAGEGRRMSLHPALEAGKTAVITGAADGIGLAAAKIFRELGLNVVMADVTGRKLKQEAEAIGAIAVPTDVADRAAVEALKAVAIEKFGAVDVLMNNAGVGGGGDAFAGDDAWSRILDVNLWGVINGVQVFGEEMALSGRPGLIINTGSKQGITQPPGDTAYNVSKSAVKALTEGLAHTLRQTEDCQVAAHLLIPGYTFTGMTKRGPGGKPDAAWTPEQVVHFMLARIEAGDFYILCPDNDVTRAVDEKRMAWAMGDIIENRPALSRWHPDWKDAFAAFMEKS
- the dapF gene encoding diaminopimelate epimerase, which codes for MSRTFLKMNGLGNDFVVIETASQPFEPTPEAIRAIAKRGDGGIGCDQVIAIDPPRSAGASAYVRFWNADGEVAGACGNGTRCVAWLLMQPAGKDSVAFDTVAGRLSGQMAGDKRVTVDMGRPGLDWTQIPLSEEMNTERVELQVGPIDAPLVHTPVCVSMGNPHVVFFVDAPVTDAFATGTGSLVEHHPLFPQGVNVGFAHVQSRDHIRLKVWERGAGLTLACGTGACAAQVAAVRRGLTDRTATVEFESGSLVIEWREADGHVIMTGPITLEYTGKLPEKVVA
- the mtaB gene encoding tRNA (N(6)-L-threonylcarbamoyladenosine(37)-C(2))-methylthiotransferase MtaB; translated protein: MTTYTVISRPPAPKPAIGEEGGPAVVSSGPDGVDVVTFGCRLNAYESEAIRARASADGLSDAVVFNTCAVTNEAVRQARQAIRKARRERPDARLIVTGCAAQIDPAAFAAMPEVDLVLGNAEKAAPGALLDTSTRVRVNDIMSIKETAGHLIAGLKDRARAYVEVQNGCDHRCTFCIIPFGRGNSRSAPAGEVVEQIRRLAAEGYNEVVLTGVDVTSWGTDLPGQPTLGQLVGRILKLVPDLPRLRLSSIDAAEIDPDLFRLLETETRLMPYLHLSLQAGDNMILKRMKRRHNREDALKLVSEVRRVRPDTAFGADLIAGFPTETDEAFENTLKLVEEAGLAFLHVFPYSARPGTPAARMPPVRGTVIKDRARRLREAGQAGLERHLQRQVGRVLSGLVERDGVARAEDFTEIAFAGEAPSGQILAFRVTGHDGSRVIAERVP
- a CDS encoding potassium channel family protein — translated: MSNRDQQGLRLRARLRALYHGASPTAVRFRYAVIGVDLLVIAFFIAAPTIRNHGLAFYLADYAAATFLALDMSARAIAHGDIRAWLKKPIVWVDLFVLATLLFPTWLLNLGFLRVVRLWTLIHSEFFWHTVGRRYDNTRVEEIAKAASSLLTFVFVITGFVYSSFAGRHDGVTGYVDALYFTVTSLTTTGYGDITLPGVWGKLLSIATMLGGVSLFISLIQSILRPHKVTYQCHDCGLRRHDPDAVHCKACGKMLNIPDDGV